A region from the Aegilops tauschii subsp. strangulata cultivar AL8/78 chromosome 5, Aet v6.0, whole genome shotgun sequence genome encodes:
- the LOC109780759 gene encoding uncharacterized protein, with translation MEKESRPAEYHRLEPEEPEPVASPGAAAAAGPIYDVYMDELEAEEAYLEGLDVPAGPVVLDADTEEAVAAAVEAERQAAMAADEEMAHALHMQDLVEAEEWELRDLDLEQPPGDYPASSRAGVGFGARATADNFLELERQSGTFESIHEVESGTVFLGNSRIPEPLECLESLPGPSTAGVAASPARRTILSQNAAGSSSSQQVPGHGVAATVPSVTPPVSFVPSTRRCGALCAIAPRARPIGPFDDPVSVKRRALLADAASSVMFPAMQEGHDNGWYECIVLDAAVKLEQPEKQGLLESLQLCLPRSDEPCKPAVAAAGEEEEEEEGGFSLPKFCQRWGVSPSDLEPDAPGPSTAKVPPLADDEVPTFDCGICMDTLPVFDLFHGLPCKHKFCATCMTTYVEGRIRASELPIPCPDAACKGKENAVLHPEKCKKAIDYGAFGDWGARLTESALPPDRRAYCPNRRCGVILETSGQAEPAMAPCPACKHLLCATCGMEWSPDGAAGEHDCAKGPDAALVRRLAQERQWKQCPSCRMIVERSFGCNRMTCRCGFVFCYQCGRPMSRGQPGFAGQLEPCRCHDAGLAFAFAHHHQAHHIELNVPALPPLQEEEAAAVEAILMNRLPVWDAEPEEPPVVPADGPRRRQEEDDGIHQPGHQDDPDVEMENFFY, from the exons ATGGAGAAAGAATCCCGACCCGCTGAGTATCACCGGCTCGAGCCGGAGGAACCAGAGCCCGTCGCCAGCcctggcgccgccgccgccgcgggtcccATCTACGACGTGTACATGGACGAGTTGGAGGCGGAGGAGGCGTACCTGGAGGGCCTCGACGTCCCCGCGGGTCCCGTCGTCCTCGACGCGGACACGGAGGAggccgtggcggcggcggtggaggcggagcggcaggccgccatggccgccgacGAGGAGATGGCGCACGCGCTGCACATGCAGGACCTCGTGGAGGCGGAGGAGTGGGAGCTGCGTGACCTGGACCTGGAGCAGCCGCCCGGCGACTACCCCGCCTCCTCCAGGGCCGGCGTCGGCTTCGGCGCCAGGGCCACCGCGGATAACTTCTTGGAGTTGGAGAGACAGAGCGGGACCTTCGAGAGCATCCATGAGGTGGAGAGCGGAACCGTCTTCCTCGGCAATTCGAGAATCCCGGAACCCCTCGAGTGTCTGGAAAGTCTGCCAGGCCCAAGCACTGCCGGCGTCGCCGCATCTCCGGCGAGACGGACCATCCTCTCCCAAAACGCCGCCGGCTCCTCGTCAAGCCAGCAAGTCCCCGGACACGGGGTAGCCGCTACTGTGCCAAGCGTGACCCCGCCCGTCAGCTTCGTCCCATCGACAAGAAGATGCGGCGCTCTCTGCGCGATCGCCCCGCGGGCAAGACCAATCGGTCCTTTCGACGACCCCGTTTCCGTGAAAAGACGGGCCCTCCTCGCCGACGCCGCCTCATCGGTTATGTTCCCCGCAATGCAAGAAGGGCACGACAACGGCTGGTACGAGTGCATCGTCCTCGACGCTGCTGTGAAGCTAGAGCAGCCGGAGAAGCAGGGATTGCTCGAATCTTTGCAGCTGTGCCTTCCAAGATCTGATGAACCCTGCAAGCCCGCCGTCGCGGCCgccggcgaagaagaagaggaagaagagggcggatTCTCCCTTCCGAAGTTCTGCCAGAGGTGGGGCGTCAGCCCGTCCGACCTCGAGCCCGACGCGCCCGGCCCGTCGACGGCGAAGGTGCCCCCTCTGGCCGACGACGAGGTGCCCACGTTCGACTGCGGCATCTGCATGGACACCCTCCCCGTCTTCGACCTCTTCCACGGGCTCCCCTGCAAGCACAAGTTCTGCGCGACGTGCATGACCACGTACGTGGAGGGCAGGATCCGGGCGAGCGAGCTGCCCATCCCGTGCCCCGACGCGGCGTGCAAGGGCAAGGAGAACGCCGTCCTCCACCCGGAGAAGTGCAAGAAGGCGATCGACTACGGCGCGTTCGGCGACTGGGGCGCCCGGCTCACCGAGAGCGCGCTCCCGCCGGACCGGCGCGCGTACTGCCCGAACCGGCGGTGCGGGGTCATCCTGGAGACGAGCGGCCAGGCGGAGCCGGCCATGGCGCCGTGCCCGGCGTGCAAGCACCTGCTGTGCGCCACCTGCGGCATGGAGTGGAGCCCGGACGGGGCGGCCGGCGAGCACGACTGCGCCAAGGGCCCCGACGCCGCGCTCGTGCGGAGGCTCGCGCAGGAGCGCCAGTGGAAACAGTGCCCGAGCTGCAGGATGATCGTCGAGAGGAGCTTCGGATGCAATCGAATGACATGCAG GTGCGGCTTCGTCTTCTGCTACCAGTGCGGGCGCCCCATGAGCAGGGGGCAGCCGGGATTTGCAGGCCAGCTGGAGCCATGCCGGTGCCACGACGCCGGGCTCGCGTTCGCCTTCGCGCACCACCACCAGGCCCACCACATCGAACTGAACGTGCCGGCGCTGCCCCCGCtccaggaggaggaggcggcggcggtggaggccaTCCTCATGAACAGGCTGCCGGTGTGGGACGCAGAGCCGGAGGAGCCGCCCGTTGTCCCCGCAGACGGGCCGCGCCGCCGGCAGGAGGAGGACGACGGCATTCACCAGCCCGGCCATCAAGATGACCCAGACGTGGAAATGGAAAACTTCTTTTACTAG